The Tursiops truncatus isolate mTurTru1 chromosome 20, mTurTru1.mat.Y, whole genome shotgun sequence DNA window ACCCCACCTTCCAACTGGGAACTGTGAACCTGGCTAGTTTCAAGTTCATGTTTCTCCTCATTAAAATCCCTTTGTATTTTTATGCTTCTGTGGGGACAGGGACCAATGACACGTcctattcatctttgtgtcctcCAACTGCACACACTCATGGTCCTGGCACAGTACTTAAATCTCAATAGGTAATTAAACCCCCAAGCACCTGCTACATAGAAATAGGAAGAAATGCCTTAACTTTCCTATCAAGTCACAAGCTACCTGAGGGCAAGGACCTGCACATGTCACTTATCTCTTATCTGAATATAAGTTTGCTGATTGAAAAGTGACAGTTCTTTTGAATCTATGAAAAGAAGTGGTAGGTGGGTGGGTTGAATGTATGAACTGGTAAATGGATGGGAAGGTAAAAAAAACTTGTGGGGAGACATTCTAGGTTTAATGGAACTGATCACATGCCAccccacccagcaatcccaccaaaACCCCTCCATCTCCTTCCCGGGAGCATCTCTTACCTGAGTCGTAGGAGAAGTCCACCTGCTCCTGTTTGATCACTACCCCCGCCCCTGGGTACCTGTGCCCATTGATTCCACCCTGGCCCACTGCCGGCTGGCCGGGCTGGCCGGCCTGTTCATACAGGGGGTCAAGGTATTCCCGCTTGAAGCTCTGCTGGGGGTAGGGTGGGCAGGGCTCCGACAGCTGGTGTTGGTAGGGGGCTGGGAGAGGTTCCCGGCCCCCTCCCTGAGAGGGTGTGAAGGAGTGGCAGATATCCAGGGGCTGCTGGAAGACAGAGCTGGATGTGGTTggatggagaaggaagaaaagagaatattaaacGAAGCCCTCCTTGTGCCTCCTGCTCCCAGAGCTCACAGAGTGGGCTCcgggggggcggggatgggggggaTGTCAATATCCCTTCCTCCCTACCTCCCCCCATGCCAGGTTTCTTAAGGGCAGCGAAGAACACTCAGGGATTGAGAAAAAACTGGTGAGACCTGGTTCTCCTTGTCACCTTACCTATGCTCCCCGAGGTACCCAtggccagggtggggctgggaggtcccAGAAGATCTCAGGAAACTCCGTTGTTCTGCCCGGGGAAAGGGTTGCAGGGGCGACTGTCCGGGGGCACCAGGGGCGGGGGACTTGATGACGATTTGTCTAGGGGGGTCATAGGCACTGGAGGTGAGGGGGAGACAGGGGTGAGGGGGCAGAGAAGCTGGGCGAGCATCTCTGAACGCTTCACTCCCTGGGAAGTCAGGTCACAGGGATTATGGGAGAAGAGTAGAGGGTGCCGGGAAAGGAACAGCATGAGCCAGACTCAGccccaaatgaactttttcttctcctttcttaatCCTGAAGCTGGGTGTAATCTTTAGAACACCTCTCCCCAGCCCAGAGCAGCTGGGCTGGGTCAGACAGCAGCTTCTCCAGTGGAAACACCCTGCCTGGGTCTTAACACACATCCCTTGAACCCGCTGCTGCATTTTTCATCCTAACTACTCAGGAAATCCTGAGCTACATTACTGCATTACAGGAGCTCGGAAATCCTTTCTGTGTCTAACCTGCATCTCAACTGCTGCCATTGCTCACAggtgcccacccccaccctccatccAACCCTTCCccagggcggggctggggctcACCTGGAATAAAGGCACTGCTCGCCATGATGGTAGGAGAGGGACGGCTTCCTGCTGCAGGGCAGGGCCCGCTCTGTGCGGGGACTCTGGGGTTCCTTCTTGATCCTGGTCGTGGGGCTGTGGAAAGCTACTGTGGGGGTCGGGAGAGGCACAGCAAGGCCAGAGAGTGTCacaggagaggcaggaagagctTCGGACACCTTCTGCTCTTTAAGGACCAGCTGGATGCCAGTACAGCCTCATCCCCCTTCTCTGGATCTCCGTTGTCAGACACTTCTAAGAACAGTTGGCTATTTACATTACGTGTAGCTTTATACCTCAGGCTAATGTCCCATAGGAACCAAAGAAACTGTCTGAAGTTCAACATTTAACgcaatccccccaccccccaaacaccTTTCTAGGGGTGAGCACCTCCAACGAAAGGCTCTGGTTTTCCTGACTGCCCTGCAAAATTCCAagggagaaaaatgttttcttctttggggctgtgaagaagctttctttttctggttAAGGTTGGATATTAGCCCACTTGCCTGTCAGCTGACTAGCATCATACACATGCTCCTAATTATCTGGGAAGAACATTGGCCTTTCCTGTGGCCCCTGCTGGGTTCGCCAACTCCAGCCACCAGGCTGAGCAGCAGAGTTGGTTCCGAGGCAGTGAATGTGAGAGAGTCAAAACCTGCAATCGACGGTTCTGTTGTCGATCATTTGTGCCCTGTTTTCATCTCACTGAAGATAGTTGAGAGCAAAGTATCCGACAttaaagcagggtttctcaacagtAGCACTAGTGAcatttgggccagataattcctTGTCATGGGGGCTATCCTGAGCATTGTAGGATGTTagcggcatccctggcctctacccactagatgccaatagcaccccACCCTCAGCTGTGACAACCCCAAATGTCAACTAACATTGCCACGTGTCTCCTGGGGGACAAAATCGCCCCCAGTTGCATGAAAGTAACTTAGAATGGTAGAACTGGACCCTGCTGCACGGGTCCAAGCCCCTCGTTtcagaaataaggaaatggaggATCACAGAGATGAAATGTCtgctccaaggtcacacagctaggatgGACAAGCCCCGATTTGAAGCAAGGTCTTCATCTCCCAGTTATTGCTTGGTCTTTGGGTCCAAACCCAAGAATGGGGAGCCCTGCCCTTCACCCTCTTCTAGAGGACAGAACAAGTTGATCTTTTGGGATTCTCTATCCCTATGACTCATTTCCTGCCCTCCCCTACTCCCCATTCCCTCTACCCAGGGCCCTCTACTCACAGTTTTCTGAATGGAAATCAGGAACAAACTGCTCATCACTGTCCGGTACCTGAGCTGCAGAGAGAGGCCAGAGGTGAGTCTGGGGTGGGGGCCCCGGATGGCAGCCCCTGGCAGACACCATTATTGCAGCCCTGCAGATTAGCACCAGCCCGAAGCAGGGAAACAGCTTTCCTAGGACTGAAGGCAACTCCACCCCAGGTCCTAGCGACCTCCATCTCTGGGTTCCATTAACACCCTGGAGGGAAGGCTGCAAGTTCTCAGAACCCGTCTGAGCAGATTCCAGAGTTTTGTCCTAGAggctttgtgtttttttccctccactttTATGAGTGAAGACAGCCCTGCGCCTCAGTTTACAAAGCTCCCTCAAAGCTCCCAGCAGAGCCACATCTGGGGTGCGCGGGCACTGTAAGGAGTGAGATTCTGTGGACTTAGAATCACATGGGAAGATTCTGAATCTGGGCTGGACCCAGGAATCTGCCTTTTATAGAACCTCCCGGGTGAAAGGTAGAAATCTAGAGCCTGGTAAAGGagatggaagggaagaaggagaatGGTTCAGGAGAGGTGGTAAGAGGATGACaatgggagaggaggctggggacaCTGGCAGGTCAGGTGCCTTATCGCTCTGATGGGCAactaggagagagagaagggttcCCAAGCTTGGAGCTCTGAGGAGCACTCCCAGGGTGCCAGCGTGGGTAGAGTTGAGTTTGGGGATTAGGCaggaaaactaaaatagaacaaCAGCTCATCCATGGCCTCCAGACTGGATATCCGGGCTTTGATTTCTAGTTCTTATCCTGGGCTCACTAACTCCTTCAGGTGGGTTACAGCTCAGCACCTCTCCTGACCCCAGAGTCTTTGCCCACTTTTTGCCCCTCTCTCAGGAATAAATAGATCACAGTAGGAAGGGGGAGGGTAGACACCGAGAGGGACTTCCTATCAATCTGGGAAGAGACTGGCTTGAAGATGAAGCAATGGAGAGGGGTCTTTTGTTCCCTGGAGACTGCTCTCAGATTGGACAATAGGAAAACTCATGGATAAAATGACCGGAGAGTGGAGAATGGCTGGTAAGGGTGTGGGATACAAGGAGATGGCTGGAGATCACGGCCACTCGTCCTAGTCTATACAGGACACACCCCAGTCTCTATGGCTTCCCTCCTGGGCCAAGGCTCCATCATTTCTTCCTTGGATTTCAGCCACGCCATGTTATCAGAACTCCCAACATCTACTCTCCCCAAAACTGTCAGAGGGATCTTTTTACAACAGAAATCCGATCACTTCTCTCCCTTGCTTAAAGCATGAACCCCAAGCTCTTGCCCTTGGCCTCTGTGGCGCCCAAGTTTCTGGCTCTTGCTTACCTCTCTCACCTGCCCCTCCTTGCCTGTTACTCTCCAGAGCTCTGGTCTCCTTTTGGGTCCTCAAACTTGACCAGCTTGAACCCTCTTCCCCAcatctttgcctgtttttttctgGCCTTTGAAGTGTTAGCTCACCTTGCTATCTCAGAGGCTTTCTCTGACCACCCAAATCAAAGTGGTCCCTCCTGGCTCTCGATCGcatccctgttttattttttccctagcACATATGACTACCTGAACTTATTAATTTATGCACATGTAACTTATGTGTAATTTATTGTCCATCTCCTCTACCAGAAAGTTAACCTTGCTGAGGGCAGGGGCTTTGTCTGTCTTATTTGTCTGACTCCCCAGCACCCCTCAAACAAGGTCTCGTTCAGAAGAGACACTCAATGCATTATTTGTCAACTATATGAATAAACTACAATGACGCCTTGTCCTCAGGCCGGTGAGAGCCAGCAACATGGGCCTGGGAGCAAGAACTGAAGAGATCCTAACCAAtcagcccttccctcccctttagGGCTCCCCCTCTCCACCACCAGGTAACATTAGAGGCAGGTCCCCTGAAAAGCACATCTCACGAGGGATGCTTTAGGCTGTGATCAATCGCTTGGCAAGTGGGTTCTTCACCAACTCACTTTAAATATCAGAGGTGTCAAGtgctttaaaatacacatttatgcggggtggggggggagggataaattgagagcaTGGAATTAACAGACgtacactaccatatataaaataaacaaggatttacggtatagcacagggaactatattcaatatcttgtaataaactataatggaaaggaataaaaaaagaatataggtatacacatatatacatgtataaccaaatcactttgctgcacacctgaaactaacacaatattgtacatcaacgatacttcagtaaaaaaataaattaaataaaataaaatatacgtTTGTAGGTAGGTGACTTCCTGACAGAGGGAACCCAATGGCTGAGGGGTTTAAGAATCAGGAACCACTAGCAGCTAAAGAACTTATGAAAGAAAAGTAAGCACAGAACCATCCTAAAGTGATCAGATAGATCACCAGGGCATGAAATCCCGTGGCAAAAACAAATCAACCAAAAAACCACACAGCACATCTTTTCAGGAGCGCGACTAGGGCACAAAGGCAACCATTCCCAAACTGGGCCCAGTCAAGAATCCTGGGGCATTGTTAACAACGGATTCCCAGTCCCCTCCTCTGGAGAGTCTCATTCCACAGGCCCGGGGTGGGGGCCAGGCATCGGTATTTTAACGCATGCCCCTGGTAGCTCTTAAGAAGAGGCAGGTTTGGAAAACTGGATAAAGGGAAGGATGCAAAACCTGCTCAGCTGCCCAGGGGTGCAAGGCCCAAGCCCATCCCTGCTGTGCCCTCTGGCCCGCCCACAGGCAAGACCCCCAGAGTGGCAGGAGGGGGGTGATAAGAGCAAGATGGACAatatctccctccctgcccatcccTGCTGTGCCCTCTGGCCCACCCACAGGCAAGACCCCCAGAGTGGCAGGAGGGGGGTGATAAGAGCAAGATGGACaatgtctccctccctgcccatcccTGCTGTGCCCTCTGGCCCACCCACAGGCAAGACCCCCAGAGTGGCAGGAGGGGGGTGATAAGAGCAAGATGGACAatatctccctccctgcccatcccTGCTGTGCCCTCTGGCCCACCCACAGACAAGACCCCCAGAGTGGCAGGAGGGGGGGTGATAAGAGCAAGATGGACAATATttccctccctgcccatcccTGCTGTGCCCTCTGGCCCGCCCACAGGCAAGACCCCCAGAGTGGCAGGAGGGGGGTGATAAGAGCAAGATGGACAatatctccctccctgcccatcccTGCTGTGCCCTCTGGCCCACCCACAGACAAGACCCCCAGAGTGGCAGGAGGGGGGTGATAAGAGCAAGATGGACAATATttccctccctgcccatcccTGCTGTGCCCTCTGGCCCGCCCACAGGCAAGACCCCCAGAGTGGCAGGAGGGGGGTGATAAGAGCAAGATGGACAatatctccctccctgcccatcccTGCTGTGCCCTCTGGCCCACCCACAGACAAGACCCCCAGAGTGGCAGGAGGGGGGTGATAAGAGCAAGATGGACAATATttccctccctgcccatcccTGCTGTGCCCTCTGGCCCGCCCACAGGCAAGACCCCCAGAGTGGCAGGAGGGGGGTGATAAGAGCAAGATGGACAatatctccctccctgcccatcccTGCTGTGCCCTCTGGCCCACCCACAGACAAGACCCCCAGAGTGGCAGGAGGGGGGTGATAAGAGCAAGATGGACAatatctccctccctgcccatcccTGCTGTGCCCTCTGGCCCACCCACAGACAAGACCCCCAGAGTGGCAGGAGGGGGGTGATAAGAGCAAGATGGACAATATTTCCCTCCCTGCCACCTGGGCAAGGAGGGTTCCAAGGGTGGAGGAGGTGCAGAACACGGGGGAGGCTGACGCACATAGGTCTGCTTCTGGGGCTACGTTAACTGCCGGTTTCCACGGAGGTAACGGGCTGGGGGCATCTCCTGCTGGCGTCACAGACCAGGTCACGTGACGCTAGAGAGCCCTGGGGTCATCTTGTCCTTCCTCTTGCCTCAGGCCTGAAGGTTGGACCAGAACCCCCAGTCCCCCCAGCAGTCCCAGAGgagccccccccgccccagcacaCTGACCACACCTCAAAAGAGGTGGCACTATCTTCATCCCAGGGCCATGAGAAAGCAGCCCAGGCAAGAAGGGGCTGTGGTGGGAACCCCAGTCCCTGCCTGGCCCCTCTCCGGAACACCGGCTTCTCCCaaaggggcaggacagggcttCAGTCGCACAGAGGATGGGAATAGGAACAGTAACGTGGAGCCTCTCATTCCTGGACAGCAGGAGAATTTCTAATACTGTGTTTGGTCTTGAGTGTCAGCCGCTCTGTATTTGTTGAGCTGGCTGAGCTCTGGCTGCCAAGCCAGTGTGCCAGGGTCTGCCCTCAACTCCATCCTGGCACTAAGGTGGAGTTCACCTGCCTGGGGACATGGCAGATAATTAAGGAGGGGACGGGAAATGTGCCAAGCCAGCACGATACccagaaagagagaattttagGGAACATCCCTCCAGTGGGGGGCGGGAGTCAGTAGAAGAGAAGGGGCTTAGGGGCCTCCCAAGCTGGGCTCCAGGAGAGCTGGGAGGTGAAAACCACCAAGTAGCTAAGCCCACCCCAGGCAAACCACCCACCTATATGATACATGCCCCATCACCTTCTCCCCCTCCTAGCGTACAATTACAGGGTGAAGGGGTCCTTAAGGAGCCCCGGGGGAAGGGGGGCCATTCCCCGGAGCTTCTGCTCCATTGTATCACCACTGGCCTCATCTCTCACCCTTACCCCGCCCCCACCCTGGCAGTGTGCTGGAAGGAACCAGTTCTCTATCTATGGAGGGGACATTTGTCCCCAAGAGCCTTCTGGAAGGGGAGGAGACAGAAAGATGTAGAAGGAGGCATTGTAGCTAGGAAAGACTGGGAGAGGGGATTAACCCCATATCGCCCCACAGACAGACTGCAGCACCAGCGCGCACACACGCAGGTTCACACACCCTGATGCCTCTTACTTCACGCCAGCACACGGATGAAACACATCCTCTCTGCATACCCTTCCCACACAGGTTCTCTTTTTGGACTTAAAAATACGATGAGGGAAAAccaaggggcaagggagctgaAGACCTTGGAGGAAGATTTGGGAGCAATGATTCTTATGGCAAGGGGAGCACAGACCCACCCCTTTGAGAATCTCGTAAAAGCTACGGATCATTCTCTTCCTAGAAAAATTCACATTCCTTTGTGTAGGGTGTACCCCCaacaattttatacacatatcAGAGGGCGCAAGGACCCCTGCCACCTATCCACAGAGCTTTTGGGAATCCACGGACTCATACAAAGGACATACATGACCCAGAGTCAATGTTCCTTACCGCCAAAGAGACCAACATCATTGTCTCTGGGGGTTCCTGTGGGTTCCCAACAAGCCCGGAAAGGAACCCTCGTCCAGAAGCGGCACATCTTTAACCATAGCCAGACACAGCCTGGGCTCAGCCtgtctgagcctgagtttccctGTAGTAGCCTGATTATTTCTCTAGCAACTGAGCAGACCCCAGGCACCCCGAAAACAGACACACCTTCTTAGTCTCACTTCACCCCCACCCTCTCCATCTAGAAAACCTCCAACCCAAAGATGTCTGAGCTGCCTCGAcagagcccccctccccctccccctcaatgTTGCACGGACACCAGACGCCGCACCCAGAACGCCTCCGCCAGCATCCAGCCGGGTGTCCCCCGAAATCTTCACAGCCTCACCCACACTTCAAGGACCCACTGCGTCTCTCCACATTGGGGCTTTAGGGGGAAATCAAGCTGAGGGAGGATGGGCTCTGGCCTCCAGTCCCACGCGCCCCACCACTGGCAAGTTTCCAAAGGAGCTagtccctccctgccaccccaaaACTCCCTCTGGGCTGCAGGGTCACTGACCTggtgggaagaggcaggagaggaggctggggcgCTGCTGGGATGGTGCAGGGGGACAGGGCCCCGGCAGCTGCATCTGTCTCCGCAGAGAGAGCGAGAAGGAGCGATCGGCCTCAGCATCCCCCCCTCACGCCTGGCCATCCATCGCCAGCTGGGAACCTGAGCTGCTCCCTCAGAAGGAAGGACAGGGAACCAAGGAGACCCCAgcggcccccccccccacctccgtCTTGcgatccccacccccacctccccacccactgGATTTAAATGTACAGGGACTTCCAGGGCAGCAGCAGGAAGCACACACACTGGCTGTCACACTGACACATGCGGATAGACACAAGTACAATTTCTAGACCCCCACCGCCAAGGGGTGGGGCTTCCAAGGTTGAGAGCAGATGAGAACGTTTTCCTCCCCTTCCCATTCCAAACCCAGCTGCTTCCAAAATGCCACCCTCTGAGCCTACCCCTAGATCACAGCCCCGGGAGCTGCCCACCTGGGGAGCCTAGGGACCCTCAGCTGACAGACGAGGAGCCTGGCAAGCCAGACAGAAATCGGGCTTTGGGAAAGGAAGTCTTTGAGAGACGGTGGAAACCGACACCGCTGCGTCCTTCAGCTCCAGCCTAGCTCCGAAACCTCGAGTGGAAGATGGGAGGACTGGGCATAGCTCTGCATGTAACTCGCAGCTGGGCACACAGGGCTTGCAGAATCGGGGAAGACAAGACGTGCACAATCTCCCCCAGAACCCCCAGATCCCTCCAGCACCCACGAGGCCGTTCAGCCTCGAATTCCACAAAATGTCTTGAGCGCTTGCTCTATGCTAAACAGTCAGTCTGTTAGCGTACATATTTTGGGGACACCACAGTCGTCAAGACAGATCTAGTCTCACCTAGTCAGGGGTCTTTCTCTTCTACCCCAAGGTTTTAAAGATCGCTCTAGAGGAGCTGggtttgagtttaaaaaaatcgtcaaaggtggagggaaggggagatcccaaagaagagaaaagccCTCAAGAAGGGGTTCCTAGTGCTGTAGTTTCTTGGTTTTCAGTGTTACACTGAAGGGACCCTCAGATGGGGGTGTTAACCCTTCCCTCTCAGAGACTGCCTAAACACCATAAGCCTCCTACCTGCAGCCCCACCGGCAACACCCTCAGGCCCCACCCAAACACACCAAGGAATCCAACCAGGAGACCCCCCCCATCCCGGAACACACCTCGCTACCCAGAGGAGGTCTCGCTATTGACCCCACCCCTCCAGCTCAGAgcgcaccccacccccgcccccagcaaaCTGGAGGGGCAATTTGCCTGGGGAGTGAGGTAGTCAAGAGGGAAGGAGGCGGGAGGATCAGTTGCCATTAGAATTACAATCAAGGCTGTTTGAGGAAGAAGCCCTGGGCTGCTTTGCCAAAGTGAGgcaaaaaagaattatttaaactTTTGCAGTTCTTCTGGCTCAAACAGTAAATTGTTTGGCGCTGCGGGCTGGGAAGAAGAGAAACCAAGGGTGTAACAATGAATGTTTTGGCAATTCCAGAAAGGAAGTAACAAATGAATCTCTACTTCTCCTCCTCCAGTTTCTTAAACTCCCGACTCCCGCAACACCCCAACCTACACCTCGGCCTGGCGGCTGGTGCCAAACAAACTttgcaaatgaaaatttcaacCAGGAAAACGGGCCTGGGGCCAAGTTCCATTCAAATAGGCAAATACCCCACACAATGGTCTGATTCATCCGCAGGCCTAGTTACACAAGCCTGGCTCAgggcagagaaaataaatatcaatataagtAACCACGCTGGGAGCTGGAAAGAGTGgagatgcaggggacgtggggaAGGGGCCTCGCAGAGGCCCTTGAGGGTGAGGAGAGAGGAAGCGGGCTAGGCTGGAATAGTAGGGGTAGAGAGCATCCCCCACCCCAATAATAGTAAAGGTCACAAAACCACTCACCTTCAGCAAGCCACGTCTCCTGGAAGTGACTTAGATCCTGGAATAGATCTGAGGGGTGAATAATGGAATTGGAGAAGGTGAGCTGGAGGTGCTCGTGAGAGAGCGGGAGCCCTAGCGAGCCGGATGACCTCCCCCTTGGGGGTACTGGCGGATAATGACCAGAGTCCCTTGGAGGGCGAGTCCTTTTGGGAAAAGGGCGGGGGCTCCAGGGTCAGCCCTCGGGGTGTGTGAGGTGGGGAGGGTAGCGGTTTGTCGCTCTGTCTCTTTACCTTCGGAGTCGGGGGGCGGCAGGGAGCCCGGGTCCATGAGCTTCCCCTGCGGGACCATCAGCGCTTCGCGCAAGCTCCCATTTCCGGGAGATTTCTGCGGAGAAGGGGAAGAATGCCCCCGAGTCACCCTGAGGCCGCCTGGtctggggggcggggctggggtccCGGGGTGACTCCGGGGCGGGCAGCCCTGGACCCCGTTGGGGCCGCTGGGTGGGTAGGGGCGGGGTGCAGGGAGGGGGCGGGCGTGGAGGCCGGCGCGGCGCTCACGCTGCAGAAGGTGTAGGGCACTTGCTGGTCCAAGTATTCGCCTTTCATCCTCCGCTCCATCCGGCCGCTCCCTCCGGCCACACGGCCCGGGCCCCGCGCGGGGGCAGAgacctgggggcgggggagcTGCGTTTGCACACCGTCTGGGGGAAGGCAgcgaggtgggggtggggaagggcgaCCGGGAGGGGCAGTCGCGAGGCTCTGGGTCCGACGGCAAAACTTCTCCGACTCACTTAGGCGATGGGGAGGTTTCCGCCTGCCGAGCCTAGCGTCGCCACCACTCCCCTCCCGCCAAAGGAGGTCCCACCTGCTCCTGGGAGCCGGGCTCGCCGTTTCGGCTGCTTTCTGCAGCCCTGCTTTGCCCAGGCTCAGTTACataagacgtgtgtgtgtgtgtgtgtgtgtgtgtgtgtgtgtgtgttcgctCTCTCGCGCGTGTGCGCTGGCGCGCGGAGGAGTGGGCGAGGAGCGCACCATTCGCACACCCACAACTCTGGCGCCCCCTCCAACCCTGAATCCCAGCGTCTCCCACCCCTTGCCCTGGAATCTGCGGTGGCGGCTGTGAGAGTGTGGTGCGTGTTGGAGGCGAGGCTGGGAATCGCAGacattctccctccctctccctcccgcaGCCTCACCTGAGGCCCGGGCGTCTGTGCTGGAGCAGCGGGGGGTCCCGAGCATACCCCGGGACCCCACTGAGGGCCGTGGGGCTAGGCCGGAGCGAGGCGGCCCCGGCCCCGGGTCCCCCGCGCACCGGCTTGTTTTCCGGGCGCCGCCGACAGTTGTGAGCCCGGGGGAGCCGCTGATTGGTGCATTTCCTTTGCCTCGGCCTCggctctctctccccccaccccgttccCTTTGTTTCATTGACTTTTGTGAATGAAACCCCAGGGCCCGGCTCGCCCGCCAATCCCGAGACTCGCCCGGCCGAGCCGGAGGGGCGGAGTTTCCCAGCCGCGGGGGCCAATCAGAACGCAGGGGCTGGCTCCCGGCTTCATTCACCGCTTGGGCTCtcattcataaaaaaataaactcctcGCGGCCGGAGTTCATTCATAAATAGCTGAGAGAAAACGGGGGCAGTCGAGGACCCTACGTCTCCTCTGCGGGACTCGTCTGTGGCCCTGAGGCTCGGCTAGCACCTCCGGCTGGCGTCTGCACACATCTCTGTGCATCTGCGTGTACGTGGGAGTGTGAATATATCTATGTGTGCGCCCTGGGGGGAAGCGAGCGGACTTCCATGCCCAGAGGAACAATAATAAAGAGCATTTATGAAGCGCTCTGCTTCCACGTGCTCATTTCACTCCCATAAGCTGGCGAAGGGgttctattttttccattttacagagactgaaaatgaaaactcagagAGGGGCAGTGGCTTTGCGGAGGTCACTCCGTCAGCGCCGCTGGGGTTTGCAGCCCGCAATCCCCTATGTTCTCCTGTACAGTCCTTTGAGGCcacaattaaatgaattaaagctATGTGACAACAACTGAtacacagtaggccctcaataaatgtaaaCTGGCACGGAATCCAGACTTTTTCTCAAGGGTCTGCTCTCTACAGAGCTGTTCTGTGACCCACTTTCTATTGATTGCAGCAGAAACTAGAGGCCCGGCATGGATCTCTGAAAATGCAGTTCTCTCTCCGCCATCTTTCTTCTTATCCTGAGAACAAACACAAGGTATGAGGGAGCAAAAGCCGCAAGGGATCTGATGATCTGGGGGCAGGACTGCTGTCAGTTCTAGCCAAAAGCTACTCATAGTCTGTCACCTCATACATTTAccaattcattcaataaatatttattgtgccaGACACAGTGCTGGGTGCCAGGTAGGCAGCTGTGACCAAGATAGACACTTGGTGTGCTGTGCTGCTTAGGCTGGAGCCATGGAGGCACACAGGACATGACATCccccaggtctttttttttttttcctgagataatCTGGGTCTACAGTCTATGCCCTCCTTTGAGGAGAGCCTGATTTGTTTCCTGCCTGTTTGTGATAAA harbors:
- the ETV4 gene encoding ETS translocation variant 4 isoform X1, whose product is MERRMKGEYLDQQVPYTFCSKSPGNGSLREALMVPQGKLMDPGSLPPPDSEDLFQDLSHFQETWLAEAQVPDSDEQFVPDFHSENLAFHSPTTRIKKEPQSPRTERALPCSRKPSLSYHHGEQCLYSSAYDPPRQIVIKSPAPGAPGQSPLQPFPRAEQRSFLRSSGTSQPHPGHGYLGEHSSVFQQPLDICHSFTPSQGGGREPLPAPYQHQLSEPCPPYPQQSFKREYLDPLYEQAGQPGQPAVGQGGINGHRYPGAGVVIKQEQVDFSYDSDVPGYASMYLHAEGFSGPSPGDGTMGYGYEKPLRPFPDDVCVVPEKFEGDIKQEGVGAFREGPPYQRRGALQLWQFLVALLDDPTNAHFIAWTGRGMEFKLIEPEEVARLWGIQKNRPAMNYDKLSRSLRYYYEKGIMQKVAGERYVYKFVCEPEALFSLAFPDNQRPTLKAEFDRPVSEEDTVPLSHLDESPAYLPELAGPAQPFGPKGGYSY
- the ETV4 gene encoding ETS translocation variant 4 isoform X2, which encodes MERRMKGEYLDQQVPYTFCSKSPGNGSLREALMVPQGKLMDPGSLPPPDSEDLFQDLSHFQETWLAEAQVPDSDEQFVPDFHSENLAFHSPTTRIKKEPQSPRTERALPCSRKPSLSYHHGEQCLYSRQIVIKSPAPGAPGQSPLQPFPRAEQRSFLRSSGTSQPHPGHGYLGEHSSVFQQPLDICHSFTPSQGGGREPLPAPYQHQLSEPCPPYPQQSFKREYLDPLYEQAGQPGQPAVGQGGINGHRYPGAGVVIKQEQVDFSYDSDVPGYASMYLHAEGFSGPSPGDGTMGYGYEKPLRPFPDDVCVVPEKFEGDIKQEGVGAFREGPPYQRRGALQLWQFLVALLDDPTNAHFIAWTGRGMEFKLIEPEEVARLWGIQKNRPAMNYDKLSRSLRYYYEKGIMQKVAGERYVYKFVCEPEALFSLAFPDNQRPTLKAEFDRPVSEEDTVPLSHLDESPAYLPELAGPAQPFGPKGGYSY
- the ETV4 gene encoding ETS translocation variant 4 isoform X6, with the protein product MQLPGPCPPAPSQQRPSLLSCLFPPAQVPDSDEQFVPDFHSENLAFHSPTTRIKKEPQSPRTERALPCSRKPSLSYHHGEQCLYSSAYDPPRQIVIKSPAPGAPGQSPLQPFPRAEQRSFLRSSGTSQPHPGHGYLGEHSSVFQQPLDICHSFTPSQGGGREPLPAPYQHQLSEPCPPYPQQSFKREYLDPLYEQAGQPGQPAVGQGGINGHRYPGAGVVIKQEQVDFSYDSDVPGYASMYLHAEGFSGPSPGDGTMGYGYEKPLRPFPDDVCVVPEKFEGDIKQEGVGAFREGPPYQRRGALQLWQFLVALLDDPTNAHFIAWTGRGMEFKLIEPEEVARLWGIQKNRPAMNYDKLSRSLRYYYEKGIMQKVAGERYVYKFVCEPEALFSLAFPDNQRPTLKAEFDRPVSEEDTVPLSHLDESPAYLPELAGPAQPFGPKGGYSY